acactgagactgtgtctgagccccgaacactaagtggaaggctgttccataactgtggggctttgtaagagaaagctctacccccagctgtagcccgcactattcgaggtaccaacaaatagcctgcaccttttgatctgagtaggcgtgacggatcataaaagaccaaaagttcactcaggtactgtggcgcgagaccatttagtgctttataggtcaatagtagtattttataatctatgtgaaatttgattgggagccaatgcagtgtggataagataggggtgatgtgatcatatcttctggttctagtaaggactctcgctgctgcattctggactaactggagcttgtttatgctcctactggaacatccagacagtaaggcattacaataatccaacctagaggtaacaaaagcatgaacaaatttttctgcatcgtgtagtgacattatatttcttattttagcaatatttctgagatgaaagaaagcgatcctagtgatattatctacatgagcttcaaaagaaagactagagtcgataatcacaccaaggtcttttactgctgcacatgatgaaacagaaagaccatccagagttattatgtaatcagaaagcttacttctaactgcatgtggtcctagtacaagtacttctgtcttgtcagaattaagtaaaagaaaattaataagcatccagtttctaatgtcctttacacattcctcaactttattaagctggagtCTATCATCTGGCTTTGCagaaacatacagctgtgtgtcatcagcgtaacagtggaagctaataccatgtttacaaataattttgcccggagtgttttttcttattagtgtatttgtttcttttcaatacatttatttatttgatctttTTCTAAATTTTTCATTACTTCTAATtaatgcaaattttatttatatcacacttttaacaaatgactgtcacaaagcagctttacagaaatgcggatttagatttagatcacTCACATGTGAGCAGTTCAGACACTCGACATGTTAGAAATattcattttactttattaacgTTGTGTTTGTTAACGTGTTGGAACTTTAATTGGACTGTTGCAGTCATGAGCAACGTTTGTCACGTCTCCTGTAGTAAACGATGTTATTAGTGAATTttattcctctgtgtgtgtgtgtgagtttaacaTTGATGTGTAGCCTAAAGCTGGATATGATGTACATATAGAGATTATACACATGTACTATCAGGAGCACCTCATGTGCAGGAGATTGTTCAGCCTTATCAGTAACCACATGGCGGCTCACACACTGGTTACTCTTCAACACGTTATTTCTACATACGTCGTGTCCTTGAGCCAGCGTGAGGTAAAGCCGGTTCTCAGCGTATATAAAGCCGTGTTCTTGGACAGCCCAAACATCCGAGACTTCCCTCTCCAACAGGAACCATGAAGGCTCTGGTTTTCCTGGCCGTGCTCGCCACTGTCCACGCTGCGCCGCTGGACGATGACGACAAGATCGTCGGAGGCTACGAGTGTCAGAAGCACAGCCTGCCGTACATCGTGTCTCTGAACGCCGGCTACCACTTCTGCGGCGGTTCTCTGATCAACAGCCAGTGGGTCCTGTCGGCCGCTCACTGCTATAAGCCCCGTATTCAGGTGCGTCTCGGCGAGCACAACATCGCCATCAACGAGGGCACCGAGCAGGTCATCGACTCGGCCGCGGTCATCAGTCACCTGCGCTACAACAGCGCCACCCTGGACAACGACATCATGCTGATCAAGCTGAACCGCCCCGTCACCTTCAACAGCTACGTGTCCGCCGTGTCTCTGCCCAGCAGCTGCCCCACTCCCGACACGTCCTGCCTCATCGCCGGCTGGGGCAACACCAGTCCCTCAGCTAACGTCTACCCCAACAAACTGATGTGCCTGGACGCCCCGGTGCTGAGCGACACCGCCTGCAGGAATTCCTACCCAAATCGCATCACCGACAACATGTTCTGCTCCGGCTTCCTGGAGGGAGGTAAAGACTCGTGCCAGGGCGACTCCGGCGGTCCCCTGGTGTGTAACGGTCAGCTGC
The genomic region above belongs to Pangasianodon hypophthalmus isolate fPanHyp1 chromosome 6, fPanHyp1.pri, whole genome shotgun sequence and contains:
- the LOC117597573 gene encoding trypsin-3-like, encoding MKALVFLAVLATVHAAPLDDDDKIVGGYECQKHSLPYIVSLNAGYHFCGGSLINSQWVLSAAHCYKPRIQVRLGEHNIAINEGTEQVIDSAAVISHLRYNSATLDNDIMLIKLNRPVTFNSYVSAVSLPSSCPTPDTSCLIAGWGNTSPSANVYPNKLMCLDAPVLSDTACRNSYPNRITDNMFCSGFLEGGKDSCQGDSGGPLVCNGQLQGIVSWGHGCAQVNKPGVYTKVCRYLPWISSTISSN